A single genomic interval of Helianthus annuus cultivar XRQ/B chromosome 6, HanXRQr2.0-SUNRISE, whole genome shotgun sequence harbors:
- the LOC110944818 gene encoding uncharacterized protein LOC110944818: MSKRTYTQIHSSSTKPTNAEISNFIPSDNAYTNAEERRKFKERRKFRKMVLDSRRSNVIRLSNYNNNNSTPSSKSQRYTICSNIITSTTSTLRKLSKGKHTLLSNAQSLSPLPMNDLTSDAQDPYKGVSKYYLDHGDQLVICEVCNAKLWACEAGKGRDFAGKTTYMLCCGYGKVHLPEFKETGLEYQNLFKNLDAKSKHFLQNIRRYNSMFSFTSMGGKVDSKINKGNAPFIYRISGENYHTLGSLLPKQGDQPKFAQLYIYDTNNEVSNRKNIFSNSKKVSSASFDSLDTEIIEYLKVMLDSNNQLVKTYRRVRDRFLDNPHVDLKLRLKSKRTKDGRTYNLPTSSEVAALIVGDIEDALDNRDVVVDSKKDGLQRISELHPSYIALQYPLLFPFGEDGYRIDILHREGRSSKKKKDSKCSMREYFAYRIQDRDNQFSLILNARRLLQQFLVDIYTMVESERLFYIRFQQKNLRSESYENLNNLRQNGNEDMSNVGKRVILPSSFTGGSRYMRENYYDAMAICKWFGYPDFFITITCNPKWPEIKRFLKDKNINPEDRPDILCRLFKIKLDSIIKDLREKSLFGKSSAVIYTIEFQKRGLPHAHICLFLQDDNKLPSVEHVDNFISAEIPDKNVDPELYTLVSDYMIHGPCGLANLNCPCMFEDSGLFVEKSDVQLDNRSVVPYNKTLLRRYQAHINVEWCNQAASIKYLFKYINKGPDRTEVAVIQNDEEGHRQNGKDEIKKHYDCRYLSACEASWRIFAFDIHYRYPSVIRLPFHLPDQQNVIYGPDDELENILNKPSISSTMFLSWMEVNKNNELARTLTYVEFPTKFVWNSQDRTWTTRKIGKPIGRIHCVNPSMGDAYFLRILLNKVRGPKSFEEIRTVNGQVFPTFRDACYALGLLDDDREYIEAIKEAYYTGSGYYLRNLFATMLSSNTLSRPEHVWENTWEYLADGILHTREKQTGIEGLSLPEEQIKNLTLLEIENYLLRNNSTLRRFPSMPYPDSQSIASADNRLITDELSYDVSVVGAEFNTHLITLTSEQRLIFDEITRAVDENKGGLFFVYGYGGTGKTFLWKTLSSAIRSKGQIVLNVASSGIASLLLSGGRTAHSRFHIPLNLTEESMCHIKPDGEVADLLKQTKLIIWDEAPMIHKHAFEALDRTMKDIFKSDDSLNSEMPFGGKVMVLGGDFRQILPVVPNGSRREIVNASITSSYIWRTCKVLTLTKNMRLTIGNNTSETEQTKSFAKWLLDLGEGNIGDTDDCHMTIEIPEDLLIKNSVDPMSSLIDFVYPSLLQLYKDKDYFAERAILAPTNEVVHEINERLLALFPGDEIEYLSADSICQTDKAKNPTHENLYSPDVLNGLKISGLPNHRLVLKVGVPVMLLRNIDQQNGLCNGTRLRITKLAKRVIEAEIISGGNIGTKTYIPRITLIPSDKKIPVKFQRRQFPLCVCFAMTINKSQGQSLSRVGLYLKYPVFTHGQLYVALSRVKSRAGMKLLILDEHENVTNKTTNVVYKEIFSEI, translated from the exons ATGTCAAAAAGAACATATACTCAAATTCATTCTTCTTCCACAAAACCTACCAACGCAGAAATATCGAATT ttATTCCCTCCGATAATGCTTATACCAACGCCGAAGAAAGGCGTAAATTTAAAGAGAGGCGTAAATTTAGAAAGATGGTGTTGGATAGTCGTAGATCCAATGTGATAC GTCTATctaattataataataacaactcAACCCCGTCATCCAAAAGTCAACGATATACTATATGTTCAAATATCATTACATCTACGACCTCAACTTTAAGGAAGTTATCCAAAGGTAAACATACGTTATTGAGTAACGCACAATCTCTATCTCCTTTGCCAATGAATGACTTGACATCAGATGCACAAGATCCATATAAAGGAGTATCTAAAT ATTATTTAGATCATGGGGATCAATTAGTTATATGTGAAGTATGTAATGCCAAACTGTGGGCGTGTGAAGCAGGAAAAGGAAGAGATTTTGCTGGCAAAACAACTTACATGCTTTGTTGTGGTTATGGGAAGGTACATCTTCCAGAATTTAAAGAAACAGGTCTGGAATATCAGAATCTTTTCAAAAATTTAGACGCAAAAAGCAAGCATTTTTTACAAAATATTCGACGTTACAACTCTATGTTTTCTTTTACTTCAATGGGTGGGAAAGTTGATTCAAAGATTAATAAAGGAAATGCTCCGTTCATATATAGAATTAGTGGTGAAAATTATCATACATTAGGAAGTCTTCTTCCTAAACAAGGTGACCAACCAAAATTTGCCCAGCTCTATATATATGACACTAATAACGAAGTCTCTAATAGAAAGAACATATTCAG TAACTCAAAGAAAGTGTCTTCAGCATCTTTTGATTCCCTTGACACTGAAATCATAGAATACTTAAAGGTGATGTTAGATTCAAATAATCAGCTGGTCAAAACATATAGGCGTGTGAGAGATCGCTTTCTTGACAATCCTCATGTTGACCTTAAATTACGCCTAAAGTCAAAAAGGACTAAAGATGGACGTACATACAACTTACCAACATCTTCTGAAGTTGCTGCACTTATAGTTGGAGATATTGAAGATGCACTAGACAACCGAGATGTTGTTGTAGATTCAAAAAAAGATGGTTTACAACGTATAAGTGAGCTTCATCCATCCTATATCGCGCTTCAATATCCATTGCTATTTCCTTTTGGAGAAGACGGTTATCGGATTGATATTCTTCACAGAGAAGGAAGATcatcaaaaaagaaaaaagattCTAAATGTTCAATGAGGGAATATTTTGCATATCGTATTCAAGATAGAGACAATCAATTCTCTCTAATTTTAAACGCCAGACGACTTTTGCAACAGTTCTTAGTTGACATCTATACAATGGTTGAAAGTGAGCGGCTATTTTACATACGCTTCCAACAAAAAAATCTAAGATCCGAGTCATATGAGAACCTTAATAACTTGCGACAAAATGGAAATGAAGATATGTCAAATGTTGGAAAACGTGTAATACTACCGTCTTCCTTTACTGGTGGTTCACGTTACATGAGGGAAAACTATTATGACGCAATGGCTATTTGTAAATGGTTTGGCTATCCTGATTTTTTCATTACAATCACGTGCAATCCTAAATGGCCAGAGATTAAAAGATTTCTAAAGGATAAGAACATTAATCCCGAAGATAGACCAGACATTTTATGCCGACTGTTCAAAATTAAGCTGGACTCAATCATAAAAGACTTGCGAGAAAAGTCATTATTTGGGAAGTCTTCGGCAG TGATTTATACAATAGAGTTTCAAAAAAGAGGCCTACCCCACGCTCATATCTGTTTGTTCTTACAAGATGATAATAAGCTACCTTCGGTTGAGCATGTTGATAACTTTATCTCAGCTGAAATACCTGACAAAAATGTAGACCCAGAGTTGTATACGCTTGTCAGTGACTACATGATTCATGGACCTTGTGGTCTTGCAAATCTCAATTGTCCATGTATGTTCGAAG ATTCCGGGTTATTTGTTGAGAAATCAGATGTTCAGCTTGACAACAGAAGTGTAGTCCCATACAACAAAACACTTTTGAGACGTTATCAAGCACACATTAATGTCGAATGGTGTAACCAGGCCGCTTCAATTAAATACCTGTTCAAATACATTAACAAAGGTCCCGATAGGACAGAAGTTGCTGTTATACAAAATGATGAAGAAGGTCACCGACAAAATGGGAAAGACGAAATCAAAAAGCATTATGACTGTAGATATCTCTCGGCATGTGAAGCTTCGTGGCGCATTTTTGCATTTGATATTCATTATAGGTATCCTTCGGTAATCAGGCTTCCTTTTCATCTACCAGACCAGCAAAATGTTATATACGGTCCTGATGATGAGCTAGAAAACATTCTTAACAAACCATCAATTTCGTCTACGATGTTTTTGTCCTGGATGGAAGTTAACAAAAACAATGAGTTGGCACGTACCCTTACTTATGTTGAATTCCCAACTAAATTTGTATGGAATTCTCAGGATAGAACATGGACAACACGAAAAATAGGCAAACCCATTGGACGTATTCATTGTGTTAATCCATCTATGGGCGACGCTTATTTTTTAAGAATCCTTCTTAATAAGGTAAGAGGTCCTAAATCATTTGAAGAAATAAGAACAGTAAACGGACAAGTCTTCCCTACATTTAGAGACGCATGCTACGCTCTAGGCCTTTTAGATGACGATAGGGAATATATCGAAGCTATTAAGGAGGCTTACTATACAGGTTCAGGATACTATCTTCGCAATCTATTTGCTACCATGTTGTCGTCTAATACCTTATCTAGACCTGAACACGTGTGGGAAAATACATGGGAATACCTTGCAGATGGCATCTTACATACGCGTGAGAAGCAAACAGGAATTGAAG GCTTATCTCTTCCTGAAGAACAAATAAAGAATCTAACGTTGCTGGAAATAGAGAATTACTTACTTCGGAATAACTCTACCCTACGAAGGTTTCCTTCTATGCCTTATCCTGATAGTCAATCCATAGCCTCAGCAGACAATCGTTTAATAACAGATGAGCTATCATATGATGTAAGTGTTGTTGGTGCAGAATTTAATACTCATCTAATTACTTTAACATCTGAACAACGATTAATATTTGATGAGATAACTCGTGCCGTTGATGAAAACAAAGGAGGTTTATTCTTTGTTTACGGTTATGGAGGTACTGGTAAAACCTTTTTGTGGAAGACATTGTCCTCGGCTATCAGATCTAAAGGCCAAATTGTATTAAACGTAGCATCAAGTGGAATTGCATCTCTGTTGTTATCTGGTGGTAGGACAGCACATTCTAGGTTTCATATTCCTTTAAATCTTACCGAAGAATCAATGTGTCACATCAAACCAGATGGGGAGGTTGCTGATCTACTAAAACAAACAAAATTGATCATTTGGGATGAAGCTCCAATGATTCACAAACATGCGTTCGAGGCACTGGACCGAACAATGAAAGACATCTTCAAATCAGATGATTCACTTAATTCAGAAATGCCTTTCGGAGGTAAAGTTATGGTTTTAGGTGGTGATTTTAGACAAATCCTTCCGGTTGTTCCTAATGGTAGTAGACGCGAAATTGTAAATGCTTCCATCACTTCATCCTACATTTGGAGGACATGCAAAGTCCTAACACTAACAAAAAACATGAGGTTAACGATAGGGAATAACACATCAGAAACAGAACAGACCAAATCTTTTGCAAAGTGGCTTCTAGATTTGGGTGAGGGAAACATTGGTGATACCGATGACTGTCATATGACCATAGAAATTCCTGAAGACCTACTAATAAAAAACTCGGTAGATCCTATGTCGAGTTTAATTGACTTTGTATACCCTTCTCTCCTTCAATTgtataaagataaagattattTCGCAGAAAGAGCCATACTTGCACCAACAAATGAAGTGGTACATGAAATTAATGAAAGATTGCTTGCACTGTTTCCAGGAGATGAAATTGAGTATTTGAGCGCTGATAGCATATGTCAAACTGACAAGGCTAAGAATCCAACACACGAAAATTTATACTCACCTGACGTTCTAAATGGTCTTAAAATATCAGGATTGCCTAATCATCGATTAGTACTTAAAGTTGGCGTCCCAGTAATGTTGCTGCGTAACATTGATCAACAAAATGGCTTATGCAACGGTACTAGATTACGGATTACCAAACTTGCAAAACGTGTTATTGAAGCTGAAATTATATCCGGAGGAAACATCGGTACGAAAACATATATTCCACGAATCACTTTGATACCATCTGACAAAAAAATCCCTGTCAAGTTTCAACGACGTCAATTCCCattatgtgtatgttttgcaatgACAATAAACAAAAGTCAAGGACAGTCTCTATCAAGGGTTGGATTGTATTTGAAATATCCCGTTTTCACACATGGTCAACTTTATGTCGCATTGTCAAGAGTAAAAAGCCGAGCTGGTATGAAGTTACTTATATTAGATGAGCATGAAAATGTTACAAATAAGACAACCAATGTGGTGTATAAGGAGATCTTTAGTgaaatttaa